A window from Flavobacterium sp. 83 encodes these proteins:
- a CDS encoding LysR family transcriptional regulator: MNYTLNQLQIFLKIVKTQSVTKASEELHLTQPAVSIQLKNFQEQFDIPLTEVVGRKIYITDFGHEIAEAAENIINQVHAINYKTLAYKGRMAGKLKISIVSTGKYVMPYFLADFMKEHSGIELLMDVTNKSRVIESLENNEVDFALVSILPSKLNVEKLDLLQNKLYLVGNTDIIFEKRDKEESLFENLPLIFREKGSGTRQIMVSFFERNAISVMNKMELTSNEAVKQALIAGLGYSIMPLIGIKNELRNNELQIIPVKGLPITTNWSLIWLKGKKHSPIAKAILNYIEKEKSNIVQDKFDWYEKY; encoded by the coding sequence ATGAATTATACTTTAAATCAACTTCAGATATTTCTGAAAATAGTAAAAACACAAAGCGTGACAAAGGCTTCGGAGGAGTTGCATCTAACCCAGCCCGCGGTATCTATCCAGTTAAAGAATTTTCAGGAACAGTTTGATATTCCTTTGACAGAGGTTGTTGGGAGGAAAATTTACATCACCGATTTTGGACATGAAATTGCTGAGGCAGCCGAGAATATCATAAATCAAGTGCATGCTATCAACTATAAAACTTTAGCCTACAAAGGACGAATGGCCGGGAAATTGAAAATTTCGATTGTTTCGACAGGAAAATATGTCATGCCCTATTTTCTAGCCGATTTCATGAAAGAACATTCGGGGATCGAGTTGCTGATGGATGTAACAAATAAAAGCAGGGTTATAGAGAGTTTAGAAAACAACGAAGTCGATTTTGCGCTGGTTTCCATTTTGCCCTCCAAACTCAATGTAGAAAAATTAGACCTGCTTCAAAACAAACTGTATTTAGTAGGTAATACCGACATCATTTTCGAAAAGAGGGACAAGGAAGAAAGTCTTTTCGAAAATTTGCCTTTAATTTTTAGAGAAAAAGGTTCTGGAACAAGACAAATCATGGTAAGTTTCTTTGAAAGAAATGCCATTTCGGTAATGAATAAAATGGAACTCACTTCAAATGAAGCCGTAAAACAAGCATTAATAGCTGGTTTGGGCTATTCGATTATGCCTTTAATTGGTATAAAAAACGAATTGCGCAACAATGAACTGCAAATAATTCCAGTTAAAGGATTACCTATTACAACCAACTGGAGTTTAATATGGCTTAAAGGGAAAAAGCACTCACCTATTGCAAAAGCTATTTTAAACTATATAGAGAAAGAAAAATCAAATATCGTCCAAGATAAATTCGATTGGTATGAGAAATATTAA
- a CDS encoding DUF6671 family protein, with translation MFKGRKLLIATKHEKEKVIAPIIAKELGVKCFVVPNLDTDELGTFTGEIERKEDPITTAKKKCLMAMELTNCDMAIASEGSFGSHPSIFFAHADDEFLFFIDKKNNLEIVTRELSLDTNFSGAVIHSKQELDEFAKTAKFPSHALIARKSIDDFIEIEKGISDWGKLVELYNHFIELYGSVYIETDMRAMYNPSRMKVIESAAIKLADKINSSCPNCNTPGFGVTDAKRGLPCEWCRFPTRSTLSHIYTCQKCSYVKEELYPNQKESEDPTYCDNCNP, from the coding sequence ATGTTTAAAGGGAGAAAATTGCTAATTGCAACTAAACATGAAAAAGAAAAAGTAATTGCTCCAATTATAGCAAAGGAATTAGGTGTGAAATGCTTTGTAGTTCCAAATCTTGATACCGATGAACTCGGAACCTTTACCGGAGAAATTGAAAGGAAAGAGGATCCAATAACAACCGCCAAGAAAAAATGCCTTATGGCTATGGAGTTGACCAATTGTGACATGGCCATAGCAAGCGAAGGTTCTTTTGGTTCTCATCCATCCATTTTCTTTGCTCATGCCGATGATGAGTTTTTATTCTTTATCGATAAAAAAAATAATTTGGAAATCGTTACCAGAGAGTTAAGTCTGGATACCAATTTTAGTGGTGCTGTAATACATAGCAAACAAGAGTTGGATGAATTTGCCAAAACGGCAAAATTCCCTTCACACGCCTTGATTGCAAGGAAATCCATCGATGATTTTATCGAAATTGAAAAAGGCATCAGCGATTGGGGGAAATTAGTTGAGTTGTACAATCATTTCATCGAGTTATACGGATCTGTTTATATTGAAACCGATATGCGGGCAATGTACAATCCTTCACGTATGAAGGTTATTGAAAGCGCTGCTATAAAATTGGCCGATAAAATTAATTCCAGTTGTCCTAATTGCAATACCCCCGGTTTTGGGGTTACGGATGCCAAACGAGGTCTTCCTTGTGAATGGTGTCGTTTCCCAACCCGTTCCACTTTAAGTCACATCTATACCTGCCAAAAATGTTCTTATGTAAAAGAAGAATTGTATCCCAACCAAAAAGAATCTGAAGACCCTACGTACTGTGATAATTGTAATCCTTAA
- a CDS encoding L-threonylcarbamoyladenylate synthase encodes MTTTNITKAAQALINDEIIAIPTETVYGLAGNAYSENAVKKIFELKKRPFYNPLIVHIKSTEFLDKVATDIPDMARKLADEFWPGSLTLVLKKQPHIPDIVTAGKETVAVRVPNHPVALALLEKLEFPLAAPSANPFGCISPTTATHVSNYFKENLEIILDGGACQNGIESTIIGFENNQPILYRHGSISVENIERIVGKVLITTSKDCSPDAPGMLSRHYAPKTNTYLTDNVAELIPSFSGKKIGLLLFKDKITATENILQEVLSKKGDLAEAAKNLYATMHRLDKNNLDVIIAERFPNKGLGKSINDRLERAIKK; translated from the coding sequence GTGACAACAACTAATATAACCAAAGCCGCGCAGGCTTTGATAAATGATGAGATAATAGCTATTCCCACCGAAACCGTTTATGGTTTGGCTGGAAATGCCTATAGCGAAAATGCAGTGAAAAAAATATTCGAATTAAAAAAGAGACCCTTTTACAACCCATTAATTGTACATATCAAGTCTACCGAATTTTTAGACAAGGTTGCCACTGATATTCCAGATATGGCCCGTAAGCTTGCCGACGAGTTTTGGCCGGGATCCTTAACGTTGGTTTTGAAAAAACAACCCCACATCCCAGACATCGTCACTGCTGGCAAAGAGACTGTTGCTGTAAGAGTGCCAAATCACCCAGTGGCTTTAGCACTTTTGGAGAAACTTGAATTCCCGCTGGCAGCACCAAGTGCCAATCCTTTCGGTTGTATCAGTCCTACAACTGCCACGCACGTTTCAAACTATTTCAAAGAGAATTTGGAAATTATATTGGATGGGGGAGCATGCCAAAACGGAATAGAATCTACAATCATTGGTTTCGAAAATAACCAACCAATTCTTTACCGGCACGGTTCAATTTCAGTAGAAAATATAGAACGAATCGTTGGAAAGGTCCTAATTACAACTAGCAAGGACTGCTCACCAGATGCTCCAGGAATGCTTTCGCGCCATTACGCTCCAAAGACCAATACCTATCTTACCGATAATGTAGCCGAGTTGATACCATCATTCTCTGGTAAAAAAATTGGATTGCTGTTGTTCAAGGATAAAATTACAGCTACCGAAAATATACTTCAAGAAGTGCTCTCCAAAAAAGGAGATCTAGCCGAAGCCGCAAAGAATTTATACGCCACAATGCACCGTTTAGACAAAAACAACTTGGACGTAATCATTGCAGAGCGATTTCCCAACAAAGGACTTGGAAAATCTATAAATGACCGATTGGAAAGAGCCATAAAAAAATAA
- a CDS encoding dihydroorotase — protein sequence MKTIIRNASIVNEGRIIIADVLLNKDRIEKIDAQIALPSNTNYDEINAEGLYLMPGIIDDQVHFRDPGLTHKATIYSESKSAVAGGITSFMDMPNTIPNTLTQKLLEEKYAIASGTSLANYSFFMGINKDNLEEALKTDTENVCGITDDGLYFNNDDGILANYPDFLEELFSRTNTLIALHSEDDSIIKNNTQKYRSIYGQDIPFRYHPLIRSEEACVVATKRVLEIAKKHNNRVHIYHISTLEEANLFDNTIPLRDKRVTAEACIHHLWFSDADYEKLGSKIKWNPSVKTEKDKDGLLEALLNNKLDIIATDHAPHTIVEKGGNYFEALSGGPLVQHALPVMLELYHKDKISLEKIVEKMCHNVAEIYRLKERGYIREGYYADLILVDLNNLWVVSTKNILYKCKWSPFENQSFQSSILKTFVNGKLVFDNGVFNESSYGKRLKFEKYR from the coding sequence ATGAAAACAATCATCCGAAACGCATCAATAGTAAATGAGGGGAGAATAATTATTGCCGATGTTTTGTTGAATAAAGATAGGATCGAAAAAATAGACGCTCAAATTGCCCTGCCGTCAAATACAAATTATGACGAAATTAATGCCGAAGGCCTTTACTTGATGCCTGGGATTATTGATGACCAAGTACATTTTCGTGATCCGGGTCTGACACACAAAGCGACAATCTATTCTGAATCAAAATCAGCAGTTGCAGGAGGAATTACGTCATTTATGGACATGCCTAATACAATTCCGAACACGCTGACCCAAAAATTATTAGAAGAAAAATATGCAATTGCATCCGGAACTTCATTAGCGAATTATTCCTTTTTCATGGGAATAAACAAGGACAATCTCGAAGAAGCTTTAAAAACGGATACCGAAAATGTTTGCGGTATAACCGATGATGGGCTATATTTTAACAACGATGATGGGATTTTAGCAAACTATCCTGATTTTCTCGAAGAGTTGTTTTCCAGAACCAATACCTTGATTGCCCTGCACAGCGAAGACGACTCAATCATTAAGAATAACACTCAAAAATACCGTTCTATCTACGGTCAAGATATTCCATTCAGATACCACCCACTAATAAGAAGTGAAGAAGCCTGTGTGGTAGCGACAAAACGAGTTCTGGAAATTGCAAAAAAACACAACAATCGCGTGCATATATACCATATTTCTACCCTCGAAGAAGCAAATTTGTTTGACAATACAATACCGCTCCGAGACAAGAGAGTAACTGCAGAAGCATGCATCCATCACCTTTGGTTTTCGGATGCAGATTATGAAAAGTTAGGATCGAAAATAAAATGGAATCCATCCGTAAAAACTGAAAAAGATAAAGACGGATTATTGGAAGCTTTATTGAATAACAAACTAGACATCATTGCAACAGACCATGCTCCCCATACGATTGTGGAAAAAGGTGGCAATTATTTTGAAGCTTTATCAGGTGGTCCGTTAGTGCAGCATGCTTTACCTGTCATGTTAGAATTATACCACAAAGACAAAATTAGTTTAGAAAAAATAGTCGAAAAAATGTGCCACAATGTAGCCGAAATTTATCGTTTAAAAGAGCGTGGCTATATACGAGAAGGGTATTATGCTGATTTGATTTTGGTTGATTTGAATAATCTTTGGGTCGTAAGTACCAAAAACATTCTTTATAAATGCAAGTGGTCTCCATTCGAAAATCAATCGTTTCAAAGCAGTATTCTAAAGACATTTGTTAATGGGAAACTTGTTTTCGATAACGGTGTTTTTAATGAAAGTAGCTATGGAAAAAGATTGAAATTTGAAAAATACAGATAG
- the bioD gene encoding dethiobiotin synthase codes for MKRIFITGIGTNIGKTVVSAIVTEYLNADYWKPIQSGDLMDSDTMKVKTLISNNKSVFHPEKYRLSQPLSPHAAAKRDGVAIKLEDFILPETENHLVIEGAGGLMVPLNNEILIADLIQHLNASVLLVSQNYLGSINHTLLTIQELKRRNITIIGIVINGESTPETEAFVMQYSNLPIIFRVENESSIDQNTVLKYAEKLNFDGIF; via the coding sequence ATGAAAAGAATATTTATTACAGGAATTGGAACAAACATTGGAAAAACAGTAGTATCTGCAATTGTGACCGAATATTTAAATGCAGATTATTGGAAACCAATTCAATCTGGCGATTTGATGGATTCGGATACAATGAAGGTTAAAACACTGATTTCTAACAACAAATCTGTTTTTCATCCCGAAAAGTATAGATTGTCGCAACCCTTGTCTCCCCATGCCGCTGCCAAAAGAGATGGAGTCGCAATTAAACTGGAAGATTTCATACTTCCTGAGACAGAAAATCATCTGGTAATTGAAGGAGCAGGAGGGCTAATGGTACCTTTAAATAACGAGATTTTGATAGCCGATTTAATTCAACATCTCAATGCTAGTGTATTATTGGTATCGCAAAATTATTTAGGAAGTATAAACCATACTTTGCTTACCATCCAGGAATTAAAACGTAGAAATATTACAATTATCGGAATTGTTATTAATGGGGAATCCACTCCCGAAACAGAAGCGTTTGTCATGCAATATTCTAATTTGCCAATTATATTCAGGGTTGAAAATGAGTCTTCTATAGACCAAAATACAGTTTTGAAATACGCCGAAAAACTAAATTTTGATGGTATTTTTTAA
- a CDS encoding carbonic anhydrase family protein — protein MKMLQVATLVLLLQLFPSCKSNSSKISNDDNKSFTAPYKHQHVLTKAEQDQLSPDQVLLEFKEGNQRFKSGNVTQREHSDEIRKIATGGQYPKAMVLSCLDSRVPVEDVFDQGIGDVFVGRVAGNFANTDLLGSMEFACKVAGAKLILVMGHQHCGAVKSAIDDVKLGNITSMLTNIKPAVEMSKDFHGEKSSKNEFFVKEVAYNNVRHTISEIRAKSEILKTMESKGEIKIVGAFYTLRTGELDFVE, from the coding sequence ATGAAAATGTTACAAGTTGCAACCTTAGTTTTATTACTACAATTGTTTCCATCATGTAAATCGAATTCAAGCAAGATTTCAAATGATGACAATAAATCTTTTACAGCACCCTACAAACATCAACATGTGCTGACTAAAGCAGAACAGGATCAATTATCTCCCGATCAGGTTTTACTTGAATTCAAAGAAGGCAACCAACGCTTTAAAAGCGGTAATGTAACGCAACGTGAGCATTCTGACGAAATTAGAAAAATTGCAACGGGAGGTCAATACCCAAAGGCGATGGTTTTAAGTTGTCTGGATAGCAGAGTGCCCGTGGAAGATGTCTTTGACCAGGGAATTGGAGACGTATTTGTGGGCAGGGTAGCGGGTAATTTTGCAAACACGGACCTTTTGGGGAGTATGGAATTTGCTTGTAAAGTAGCTGGGGCAAAACTAATATTGGTAATGGGTCATCAACACTGTGGAGCGGTAAAAAGCGCAATAGATGATGTGAAGTTAGGAAATATTACCTCAATGCTCACAAACATAAAGCCAGCAGTTGAGATGAGTAAAGATTTTCACGGCGAAAAATCATCCAAAAATGAATTCTTTGTCAAAGAAGTTGCTTACAACAATGTACGTCATACCATTAGTGAGATAAGAGCCAAAAGTGAAATATTAAAAACAATGGAAAGTAAAGGGGAAATAAAAATTGTGGGAGCCTTTTACACACTCAGAACTGGTGAGTTGGATTTTGTAGAATAA
- a CDS encoding sodium-dependent bicarbonate transport family permease: protein MNLNLLLENLTNPALLFFVLGVIAVLLKSDLEIPPNTSKFISLYLLFAIGFKGGQELSHEEFSSEIALSMLFGIMISMLIPLYTFFILKRKLSVYDAGAIAAAYGSVSAVTFVTAVSYLESLQLTLHGHMVAIMALMESPAIIIGLVLISIFNKDQSTNKIKFSAVLKHSLTNSSVLLILGSLVIGFLASTKQAEGIKPFTNDLFKGFLAIFLLDMGVTSGRKLKSFFSFGWFPFLFAMIIPLVNGCMFAVLSSFVTDDVTNRFIFAVLAASASYIAVPAAMQISVPKSNPGLYLPMALAVTFPVNITIGMPIYFLIVQYF, encoded by the coding sequence ATGAACTTAAATCTATTACTAGAGAACCTAACCAATCCAGCACTGCTTTTTTTTGTACTTGGCGTGATTGCCGTACTTCTAAAAAGTGATTTGGAAATACCACCCAATACGTCAAAATTCATATCACTTTACTTGCTGTTTGCCATTGGGTTTAAGGGAGGACAAGAGTTGTCGCATGAAGAATTCTCTAGTGAAATTGCCTTGTCTATGCTCTTTGGAATCATGATTTCGATGCTAATACCATTGTACACCTTTTTCATCCTAAAAAGAAAACTCAGTGTTTATGATGCTGGAGCCATTGCGGCAGCCTACGGCTCTGTAAGTGCCGTAACCTTTGTCACGGCGGTTTCCTATCTCGAATCACTGCAATTGACCCTTCACGGACACATGGTAGCCATAATGGCTTTGATGGAATCGCCTGCCATTATCATTGGACTGGTCCTGATATCGATATTCAATAAAGATCAGTCTACTAATAAAATAAAATTCAGTGCTGTCCTAAAACACTCTTTGACCAATAGCAGTGTATTGCTAATCCTTGGTAGTTTGGTAATCGGTTTTTTGGCCAGTACTAAACAGGCTGAGGGAATCAAGCCCTTTACTAACGACCTTTTCAAAGGATTCTTAGCTATTTTTCTTCTGGATATGGGAGTAACAAGTGGTAGAAAACTAAAATCCTTCTTCTCTTTCGGATGGTTTCCTTTCCTTTTCGCAATGATTATTCCTTTGGTCAACGGCTGTATGTTCGCCGTATTAAGTTCCTTTGTCACCGATGATGTCACCAACCGATTCATCTTTGCCGTACTAGCAGCAAGTGCTTCCTATATCGCCGTTCCCGCAGCAATGCAAATTTCGGTTCCCAAGTCAAATCCCGGTCTGTATTTGCCCATGGCACTTGCGGTAACATTTCCGGTAAACATCACTATAGGAATGCCGATTTACTTTCTAATTGTTCAGTATTTTTAA
- a CDS encoding DinB family protein, translating into MELQVEKTEALLLSACRYFNSVSDVVIKFKPSENKWSKKEILGHLIDSAINNLVRFTEINYVEKPYHHRPYSQIDLVNLNQYQTMDTDELVQLWLSLNKQIIRVFKNIDDKALDYQIILSDQSVIDLKFLMTDYVQHLEYHINQILN; encoded by the coding sequence ATGGAATTACAAGTTGAAAAAACAGAAGCACTTTTATTAAGTGCATGTAGGTATTTTAATAGCGTGAGTGACGTCGTTATAAAATTTAAACCTTCTGAAAACAAATGGTCTAAAAAAGAAATTCTAGGCCATTTAATTGATTCAGCAATAAATAATTTAGTACGCTTTACCGAAATAAATTATGTAGAAAAGCCTTATCACCACAGACCCTATAGTCAAATTGATTTAGTTAATTTAAATCAATATCAAACAATGGATACCGACGAATTAGTACAGCTTTGGCTTTCGCTAAATAAGCAAATCATTAGAGTTTTTAAAAATATTGATGATAAAGCACTTGATTATCAAATTATTTTGAGTGATCAATCTGTAATTGATTTGAAGTTTTTAATGACTGATTATGTTCAACATTTAGAATACCATATTAATCAAATTTTAAATTAA
- a CDS encoding nucleoside phosphorylase, whose protein sequence is MIQSSELILNPDGSVYHLNLKPEHIAHDIIFVGDQNRVEKITQFFDNIEFSAQKREFKTQTGIFKGKRITVMSTGIGPDNIDIVMNELDALVNIDLKTRKPKENLTSLNIIRIGTSGSLQADIPVDSFVMSKFGLGLDNMLRSYLIDEVSNLEMEEAFVKHTNWDLRKGKPYVIACSEKLEKMIESNKIHKGITATAGGFYGPQGRVLRLNIQDEALNSKMDNFKFGDNQITNLEMETAAIYGLSALLGHQALSLNAIIANRANGTFSSDPYKAVDKLITYTLEKLAKN, encoded by the coding sequence ATGATACAATCATCAGAGTTAATATTAAATCCGGATGGTAGTGTATATCATCTGAATTTAAAACCGGAACATATTGCGCATGATATCATCTTTGTAGGGGATCAAAATCGCGTCGAAAAAATTACACAGTTTTTTGACAACATCGAATTTTCTGCTCAAAAAAGAGAATTCAAAACCCAAACCGGAATTTTCAAAGGCAAAAGAATTACTGTGATGTCAACGGGAATTGGTCCAGATAATATTGATATTGTCATGAACGAATTGGATGCTTTGGTCAATATTGATTTGAAAACCAGAAAACCAAAAGAGAATCTAACTTCTTTAAACATCATCCGAATTGGAACTTCGGGTTCTTTACAAGCGGATATTCCAGTGGATAGTTTTGTCATGTCTAAATTTGGATTAGGCTTGGACAACATGCTCCGCTCCTATTTGATTGACGAAGTTTCAAATCTTGAAATGGAAGAAGCTTTTGTAAAACACACCAATTGGGATTTACGAAAAGGAAAACCTTATGTAATAGCTTGTTCCGAAAAATTGGAAAAAATGATTGAAAGCAACAAAATACATAAAGGAATTACAGCAACTGCCGGAGGTTTTTATGGTCCGCAAGGACGTGTGCTGCGTCTAAATATTCAAGATGAAGCACTGAATTCTAAAATGGATAATTTTAAATTTGGTGACAACCAAATCACCAATTTAGAAATGGAAACTGCTGCTATTTATGGACTTTCGGCTCTTTTAGGGCATCAGGCGCTGTCGCTGAATGCCATTATTGCCAATCGTGCCAATGGAACTTTCAGCAGTGATCCTTATAAAGCCGTAGATAAATTGATTACATATACGTTAGAGAAATTGGCTAAAAATTAA
- a CDS encoding translation initiation factor: MDLKDQLKNLFPDHEPSPEEAIEEVAHELYVQKEPMICKFEKRKGKATTIIEGYEGTDEDFKILAKEIKTKLSVGGTFKDDSIIIQGDYRDKIMTILKEKGFKVKRVGG, from the coding sequence ATGGACTTAAAAGACCAATTAAAAAACCTTTTTCCAGATCATGAACCATCGCCGGAAGAAGCTATTGAAGAAGTAGCACACGAATTATACGTTCAAAAAGAACCTATGATTTGCAAATTCGAAAAACGAAAAGGAAAAGCTACCACTATAATTGAAGGTTACGAAGGAACAGACGAGGATTTTAAAATTCTGGCCAAAGAAATCAAAACCAAATTGAGTGTTGGCGGCACTTTCAAAGATGATTCTATCATTATTCAAGGTGATTATCGCGATAAAATAATGACTATTTTAAAAGAAAAAGGATTTAAAGTAAAACGTGTTGGAGGCTAG